In Candidatus Defluviilinea proxima, a single genomic region encodes these proteins:
- a CDS encoding polysaccharide deacetylase family protein, with the protein MKQAYLTIDDAPSRDFTAKMEFLYGHKIPAIFFCEGRFIQQRKEAVCTAIERGFVIGNHAFSHPHFSDRSVEECKQEIQKTDELIESVYRLAGVEWSAKYFRFPYFDSGGDESGTAYESKWNRPASEWFQYSRKERRDELQQYLRELGYRQPRFEGINPKYFDTNLLADVDVRCTYDQAEYWLNEATAPWGLSEEAVILARIEEDLPYDGRSLNCKDTVDIILVHDHEKTTALFYRIIERYMEKGIQFLPIP; encoded by the coding sequence TTGAAACAAGCTTATCTCACAATCGACGATGCACCAAGTCGTGATTTCACGGCAAAAATGGAGTTCCTTTACGGGCATAAGATCCCTGCCATCTTTTTTTGTGAAGGGCGCTTTATCCAGCAACGTAAAGAGGCAGTGTGTACAGCCATCGAACGCGGATTTGTTATTGGGAACCATGCTTTTAGTCACCCACATTTTTCAGATCGGTCTGTGGAAGAGTGCAAACAGGAAATCCAAAAGACAGATGAATTGATCGAATCGGTTTATCGGCTTGCTGGCGTTGAATGGTCCGCCAAATATTTTCGTTTCCCTTATTTTGATAGTGGCGGTGACGAGAGCGGAACAGCATACGAATCAAAGTGGAACAGGCCTGCATCAGAATGGTTCCAGTATTCCCGTAAAGAGAGGCGCGACGAACTTCAACAATATCTGCGGGAGTTGGGATATCGTCAACCTCGATTTGAAGGGATCAATCCAAAATATTTTGACACAAACCTGCTAGCGGATGTAGACGTTCGCTGTACATACGATCAAGCGGAATATTGGTTGAATGAAGCGACTGCACCTTGGGGACTATCAGAGGAAGCCGTTATCTTGGCACGGATCGAGGAAGACCTTCCATACGACGGGCGCAGTTTAAATTGCAAAGATACTGTTGACATTATTCTGGTGCACGACCACGAAAAAACCACAGCACTTTTCTATCGTATTATCGAGCGCTACATGGAGAAAGGTATTCAATTCCTGCCTATTCCTTGA
- a CDS encoding PQQ-binding-like beta-propeller repeat protein: protein MKTGNYFQQFKAILFYGIRIIAVPTLLINIFFVLFLSIGLSQAMWDIELIDGILISLLIITPFLLLTFLGIVIVSLIISLNKKFSDITAFTLGALIGIAIAATGNIVSFLFELMSFEFISLPSIVAVVSLAYIGQKTNRQFNLEAETNLAGLDLRTVLLQATSWTIMIVCIGSIGYLLASEGYLDLLSIYIYLGYALSISLPAVFLARLLIGFLVKKIPKPTFLNWSIWQRVNNAIGWATTGVRKIIGNHPILKIGAFIVLGYGVFSGITYLILTTSSDRELWRITDYDVSEPAVINDLFIFHGYKEDRSIDCYCLYAVDKSTGKIIWSTENIAQPYSGFASSSSTSFSVYTSLELASQTGDFVYVSLNYRSSYDTTEQVLFALRSSDGKVIWKVDGAIDTNSFSNSIREINRIYIVDNQGDMLAIDSNTGKELWRRNVYPIYDEDYTWFTFHNDIVVVSTHSSECLKCCCTFISDEQQYEQIATYSAETGQPLWESTRLDSGRIYTFNKTLYMASRPWENSSDIDKRDDNLVTAIDLETGKERWELVFQNAHEFSVAAGAKNETIFFIKTYKGGPENFHELAKLIVVDEFTGTPIWRFNEDFSHGNLGYLINGDSVYIGTENGFVYSFDSATGNIIWKTETKHFPFHFVIEGNALVTVYEESYVSALDTKTGSQKWKLDLGIDESWSIFWDEIIGNNNNTVFIAGNNNQRIYAIDIDTGNQLWTWRHFRPTGSEYELGFIDDNVLYISQHPKRNVFSVFLPAYFVRDDWYFALKTEP, encoded by the coding sequence ATGAAAACTGGGAACTACTTTCAACAATTCAAAGCTATTTTATTTTATGGAATAAGAATCATTGCCGTTCCCACTTTATTAATCAATATATTCTTTGTCTTATTCCTATCAATAGGGCTCAGTCAAGCAATGTGGGATATTGAGCTTATCGACGGGATACTCATATCCCTACTTATCATTACACCCTTTCTTCTCCTCACGTTTTTAGGAATTGTCATTGTCAGCCTTATCATTTCTTTAAATAAAAAATTTTCAGACATCACAGCATTTACCCTCGGGGCATTGATTGGGATTGCCATAGCAGCAACTGGGAACATCGTTTCCTTTTTATTTGAATTAATGAGCTTTGAATTCATTTCTCTACCCAGCATTGTCGCTGTCGTTTCGCTAGCTTATATAGGGCAAAAAACGAACAGGCAATTCAATTTAGAAGCTGAAACAAACTTGGCAGGCTTGGACTTGCGAACAGTCTTATTGCAAGCAACTTCATGGACAATAATGATTGTTTGTATAGGCAGTATTGGCTACTTGTTAGCCAGTGAGGGTTATTTAGATCTTCTGAGTATATATATCTATCTAGGATACGCCTTATCAATTTCCTTGCCCGCCGTCTTTTTGGCGAGATTATTGATTGGATTTCTTGTCAAGAAAATTCCAAAACCCACCTTCTTGAATTGGTCAATATGGCAACGAGTTAATAATGCAATCGGTTGGGCAACTACAGGAGTACGAAAAATAATTGGCAATCATCCAATTCTAAAAATAGGTGCGTTTATCGTATTGGGTTATGGTGTTTTCTCTGGCATCACTTATCTCATACTAACGACGTCATCTGATCGCGAACTATGGAGAATTACAGATTATGATGTTTCTGAGCCGGCAGTAATTAATGACTTGTTTATTTTCCACGGTTACAAAGAAGATCGTTCAATAGATTGTTATTGTCTTTATGCTGTGGATAAATCAACAGGAAAGATCATTTGGTCTACAGAAAATATTGCACAGCCATACAGTGGCTTCGCCTCCAGCTCATCAACATCCTTTTCAGTCTACACTAGCCTAGAATTAGCATCACAAACAGGTGATTTCGTCTACGTTAGTCTAAACTACCGGAGCTCATACGACACAACAGAGCAAGTTCTTTTCGCATTAAGAAGCAGCGACGGCAAGGTAATCTGGAAAGTTGATGGGGCAATAGATACCAACTCGTTTTCCAACTCTATCAGAGAGATTAATCGAATCTATATTGTTGACAATCAGGGTGATATGCTAGCGATCGACAGTAATACAGGCAAAGAGCTTTGGCGGCGTAATGTTTATCCAATTTACGATGAAGATTACACTTGGTTTACTTTCCATAATGATATAGTCGTTGTCTCGACCCACTCTTCTGAGTGCCTTAAGTGTTGTTGTACTTTTATATCAGACGAGCAACAGTATGAACAAATTGCGACGTATAGCGCAGAAACAGGCCAACCACTATGGGAATCTACCCGACTTGATAGTGGAAGAATTTATACATTCAACAAAACGCTATACATGGCATCCCGTCCATGGGAAAATTCATCTGATATTGATAAAAGAGATGATAATCTTGTAACAGCAATAGATTTAGAAACAGGAAAAGAACGATGGGAGTTGGTTTTTCAAAATGCTCATGAGTTTAGCGTGGCTGCTGGCGCTAAAAACGAAACCATTTTTTTTATCAAAACCTATAAAGGCGGACCGGAAAATTTCCACGAATTAGCCAAACTTATTGTTGTTGATGAGTTCACTGGCACGCCTATCTGGCGCTTTAACGAGGATTTTTCTCATGGCAATCTTGGGTATCTCATCAATGGCGACTCGGTATATATAGGTACAGAGAATGGCTTTGTTTACTCATTCGATAGTGCGACTGGAAATATCATCTGGAAGACTGAGACAAAACATTTTCCATTTCATTTTGTTATTGAGGGAAACGCCCTAGTTACAGTTTATGAAGAGAGTTATGTGTCTGCACTGGATACTAAGACTGGATCGCAAAAATGGAAGTTAGACCTTGGCATTGATGAAAGTTGGTCGATTTTTTGGGATGAAATTATAGGAAATAACAACAATACTGTGTTTATCGCGGGAAATAATAACCAAAGAATATATGCGATTGATATTGATACTGGAAACCAGCTTTGGACATGGAGACACTTTCGCCCAACAGGTTCAGAATATGAACTTGGCTTTATCGATGATAATGTACTATATATCAGCCAACACCCAAAGCGGAATGTTTTTAGCGTTTTTTTGCCTGCTTATTTTGTTCGTGATGATTGGTATTTTGCCTTGAAAACAGAGCCTTAA
- a CDS encoding O-acetylhomoserine aminocarboxypropyltransferase/cysteine synthase: protein MTTPRKFGFTTRQLHEGFTSDPTTGSKAVPIYQTSAYNLQSTERAARLFALQESGNIYTRISNPTTNVFETRMASLEGGVGALEVSSGHAAQMTAILTLCEAGDHIVSTSTLYGGTVTQFKYSFPRIGINVTLVDPTDPENFRRAIQPNTKIIYGETVSNPLGNVFPFEEVAAIAKEHGIPLMIDNTFATPYLCRPFDWGADIVTHSTTKFIGGHGTSIGGVIVDSGKFNWTKSGRFPNFTEPDPSYHDVVYADDFGHLAFISKARAGVLRDFGTCQQPIASWFFLQGLETLSLRMDQHVKNAQAVAEFLEKHPKVNWVAYAGLPSHADYQRGKKYLPNGTGAVVGFAVKGGREAGAKFIDNLQLFSHVANLGDAKSLAIHPASTTHSQLSEQEQIAAGVSPDFIRLSIGLEDIEDILWDLDEALNS, encoded by the coding sequence ATGACCACTCCCCGCAAATTCGGTTTCACCACCCGCCAACTTCACGAAGGCTTCACATCCGATCCCACAACGGGGAGCAAAGCAGTCCCCATCTACCAAACATCCGCATACAACTTGCAAAGCACGGAGCGCGCCGCACGTCTATTTGCTTTGCAAGAATCAGGCAACATCTATACACGCATCTCGAACCCAACCACTAACGTCTTCGAGACTCGCATGGCAAGCCTCGAGGGTGGAGTCGGCGCATTGGAAGTGTCATCAGGCCACGCCGCACAAATGACCGCGATCCTGACCCTCTGTGAAGCGGGCGACCACATTGTCTCCACATCCACACTCTATGGCGGCACCGTCACACAATTCAAGTATAGTTTCCCACGCATCGGTATCAACGTCACACTTGTTGACCCCACCGATCCCGAAAACTTCCGCCGCGCCATCCAACCCAACACCAAGATCATTTATGGCGAGACCGTCAGCAACCCGCTTGGCAACGTCTTTCCATTTGAAGAAGTCGCCGCCATCGCAAAAGAACACGGCATCCCGTTGATGATCGACAACACCTTCGCCACGCCCTATCTTTGTCGTCCGTTTGACTGGGGCGCAGACATCGTGACCCACTCCACAACAAAATTCATCGGCGGACATGGCACATCCATCGGCGGTGTGATCGTGGATAGCGGCAAATTCAATTGGACAAAAAGCGGACGCTTCCCCAACTTCACCGAGCCTGATCCTTCCTACCATGACGTTGTCTACGCTGACGATTTCGGGCATCTCGCATTTATCTCGAAAGCCCGTGCTGGGGTCCTGCGTGATTTCGGCACATGCCAACAACCCATCGCCTCGTGGTTCTTCCTGCAGGGACTTGAAACTTTATCCTTACGCATGGACCAGCACGTCAAGAACGCACAAGCCGTCGCCGAATTTTTAGAGAAACATCCCAAGGTCAATTGGGTTGCATATGCAGGTTTGCCAAGTCACGCTGACTATCAACGTGGAAAGAAATACCTCCCCAATGGGACAGGCGCCGTCGTGGGCTTCGCCGTCAAAGGTGGACGCGAAGCAGGCGCAAAATTTATTGATAACTTGCAACTATTCAGCCACGTTGCTAACCTCGGTGACGCCAAATCACTAGCCATTCATCCCGCCAGCACGACACACTCTCAACTCTCCGAACAAGAACAGATCGCCGCAGGCGTCAGCCCTGATTTCATTCGGTTGAGTATTGGACTTGAAGACATCGAAGATATTCTCTGGGATTTGGACGAGGCATTGAACTCATAA
- the metA gene encoding homoserine O-succinyltransferase, whose amino-acid sequence MPVKIPSTLPARAILEKENVFIMGEERASTQDIRPMRVAILNLMPTKIATETQLLRLLGNSALQVDVTLVHTATYESKNTDAEHLLTHYVTFEEIKDQKFDGLIITGAPVEQMKFEDVDYWEELKQIMDWSEENVESNFYICWGAQAALYHRYGIPKYDLPRKMFGVFEHRVLSRTEKLLRGFDDIFYAPHSRHTEIRRQDIDPVNELQILAESDEAGVYLLGSKDGRHIFATGHSEYDPFTLKAEYDRDVNKGLPIHVPKNYYPNDDPTQTPHVRWRGHANLLYVNWLNYYVYQVTPYDPNQIPTGSTRSDF is encoded by the coding sequence ATGCCTGTAAAAATCCCTTCCACACTTCCCGCACGTGCGATCCTTGAAAAAGAGAACGTCTTTATCATGGGCGAAGAACGCGCCTCCACGCAGGATATCCGTCCGATGCGCGTGGCGATTCTCAACCTCATGCCCACCAAGATCGCCACTGAAACTCAACTCTTGCGCCTGCTTGGCAATTCCGCTTTGCAGGTGGATGTGACCCTGGTGCATACCGCCACGTACGAATCCAAAAACACTGACGCCGAGCACCTGCTCACGCACTATGTCACTTTCGAAGAGATCAAGGATCAAAAGTTCGACGGTCTCATCATCACAGGTGCGCCTGTCGAACAAATGAAGTTCGAAGATGTGGATTATTGGGAAGAACTCAAGCAGATCATGGATTGGTCTGAGGAAAACGTCGAATCCAATTTCTATATTTGTTGGGGAGCACAAGCCGCGCTTTATCATCGCTACGGAATCCCGAAATATGACCTGCCCCGTAAGATGTTCGGCGTCTTTGAGCATCGCGTCCTTTCACGGACCGAGAAACTGCTTCGCGGATTCGACGACATTTTCTACGCCCCCCACTCCCGTCACACCGAGATCCGCCGCCAAGACATTGACCCCGTCAACGAATTGCAGATCCTCGCAGAGTCCGATGAAGCAGGTGTGTACCTCCTTGGCTCCAAAGATGGGCGTCACATCTTCGCCACGGGGCACTCCGAATACGATCCGTTCACACTTAAAGCAGAATACGACCGCGACGTGAACAAGGGACTTCCCATTCACGTCCCGAAAAATTATTATCCCAACGACGATCCGACTCAAACGCCCCACGTCCGCTGGCGTGGACATGCCAACTTGTTGTACGTCAACTGGCTCAACTACTACGTCTACCAAGTCACACCTTATGACCCGAACCAGATCCCCACGGGCTCAACTCGCAGCGATTTTTAA
- a CDS encoding four helix bundle protein, with translation MPYDPTDLKNRTKAYALRIIKLYQALPKSGEAQVIGKQVLRSGTSVGAQYREACRAKSQSDFINKMEGSLQELDETGYWLELLTESNIVPAERLGDLQKETSELTAIFVASVKTTKKNRAA, from the coding sequence ATGCCGTACGACCCAACTGATCTGAAAAATCGGACCAAGGCTTATGCACTACGTATCATTAAGTTGTATCAAGCCCTTCCGAAAAGTGGCGAGGCGCAAGTGATTGGAAAGCAAGTCCTACGCAGCGGAACATCAGTTGGGGCACAATATCGTGAAGCCTGCCGTGCAAAATCTCAATCAGACTTCATCAACAAAATGGAAGGTAGTTTACAAGAGCTGGATGAAACTGGATACTGGCTTGAACTCCTTACCGAGAGCAACATTGTGCCAGCCGAAAGGCTTGGCGACCTTCAGAAAGAGACAAGTGAATTGACAGCAATCTTTGTGGCATCTGTAAAAACCACAAAGAAAAACCGAGCCGCCTAA
- a CDS encoding O-acetylhomoserine aminocarboxypropyltransferase/cysteine synthase, translating to MSSIKDRKLGFATRQLHAGYTPDPTTGSRAVPLYQTTSYQFKSTEHAANLFALKELGNIYTRLMNPTTDVLEQRIADLEGGVAALAASSGHAAQAQAIFTLCNAGDHIVSSSRLYGGTYNQFKYTLPNLGIDVTFVDPTNPKNFEAAIKPNTKIIYGETLGNPDISVFPFEEVAAIANKHKLVLMIDNTFATPYLFRPFEWGAHIITHSTTKFIAGHGTSIGGIIVDGGNYDWSNGKFANFNTPDPSYHGLVYSSIAAAGLPPFAIKARVHVLRDIGACQSPFNSWQTIQGIETLSLRMERHVQNAQAVAEFLEAHPKVSWVKYPGLKSHPDYALAKKYLPKGAGAILGFGIKGGVEAGKKFIESLQLFSHLANVGDARSLAIHPATTTHSQLSAEDQISAGVSPDFIRLSIGLEDFEDIKWDLEQALG from the coding sequence ATGTCCAGTATCAAAGATCGCAAGTTAGGTTTCGCCACCCGCCAGTTACACGCGGGATACACACCCGACCCCACCACAGGGAGTCGTGCGGTGCCGTTGTATCAAACAACGAGTTATCAGTTCAAGAGCACAGAACATGCCGCTAATTTGTTCGCACTCAAAGAGTTGGGAAACATCTACACCCGTTTGATGAACCCAACCACCGATGTGCTCGAACAACGCATTGCCGATCTCGAAGGCGGTGTTGCCGCACTCGCCGCAAGCTCTGGTCATGCCGCGCAAGCACAGGCAATCTTTACCTTGTGCAACGCAGGTGACCACATCGTTTCATCGTCACGTTTGTATGGCGGAACGTACAACCAGTTCAAGTACACCCTGCCCAATCTGGGAATTGACGTCACGTTCGTTGACCCAACCAACCCGAAGAATTTCGAAGCAGCAATCAAGCCGAACACCAAGATCATCTACGGCGAGACCTTGGGCAACCCCGATATTTCCGTGTTCCCCTTCGAGGAAGTTGCCGCGATCGCCAACAAACACAAGCTCGTGTTGATGATCGATAACACCTTCGCCACGCCGTATCTCTTCCGCCCGTTCGAATGGGGCGCACACATCATCACGCATTCCACCACCAAGTTCATTGCCGGGCACGGCACATCCATCGGCGGCATTATTGTGGATGGCGGCAACTACGATTGGAGCAACGGCAAGTTCGCAAACTTCAACACTCCCGATCCTTCGTATCACGGCTTGGTGTATTCCTCCATCGCTGCGGCGGGACTTCCCCCATTCGCCATCAAAGCGCGTGTACACGTGTTGCGCGACATCGGCGCGTGCCAGTCACCGTTCAACTCCTGGCAGACCATTCAGGGCATCGAAACATTGAGCCTGCGCATGGAACGTCACGTACAGAACGCGCAAGCCGTTGCTGAGTTCCTTGAGGCTCATCCGAAAGTCAGTTGGGTCAAATACCCCGGTCTCAAGAGTCACCCCGATTACGCTCTCGCCAAGAAATATTTACCCAAAGGCGCAGGCGCAATCCTCGGCTTCGGTATCAAAGGCGGCGTGGAAGCTGGCAAGAAGTTCATCGAAAGTCTGCAACTCTTCAGCCACCTTGCCAACGTCGGTGATGCACGCAGTCTTGCCATTCACCCTGCCACGACCACACACAGTCAACTCAGCGCCGAAGATCAGATCTCGGCTGGCGTGAGCCCCGATTTCATCCGCTTGAGCATCGGTCTCGAAGACTTCGAAGACATCAAGTGGGATCTGGAGCAAGCGCTCGGCTAA
- the asd gene encoding aspartate-semialdehyde dehydrogenase, giving the protein MPQSPIPVAVLGATGSVGQRFISLLDNHPWFKVVALAASDRSAGKKYAEATRWVLDTPMPDYAKDMVIVPANTDAVQAKIVFSALHTEIATELEPQFAKAGSAVCSNASSYRRGEDVPLLLPEINADHIQLIKAQRQNKGWSGCIVTNPNCTSTGLTIALKALDNAFGVKKVFMVSMQALSGAGYPGVPSLDIMDNVIPNVGNGGEEEKVEWEPRKMLGKFNNDKIELANIQFSAHTNRVAVIDGHTVCASVQLDKSVEPEVAIQALREYTAPLSARELPSSPRPAIEVRDEADRPQPRLDRLAGKGMTTVVGRVRRDPILDLKFVVLSHNTIRGAAGASIYNAELLVNESLL; this is encoded by the coding sequence ATGCCCCAATCCCCCATCCCCGTAGCCGTGCTTGGCGCGACGGGTTCTGTTGGTCAACGATTCATTTCATTGCTGGATAATCATCCCTGGTTCAAAGTGGTTGCACTTGCCGCCTCTGATCGTTCTGCGGGAAAGAAATATGCAGAAGCTACTCGCTGGGTGCTCGATACGCCCATGCCCGATTACGCCAAGGACATGGTCATCGTCCCTGCCAACACGGATGCCGTGCAGGCAAAGATCGTTTTTTCTGCTCTTCACACAGAAATAGCAACCGAACTTGAACCACAATTTGCAAAAGCAGGTTCGGCAGTGTGTTCGAATGCGTCATCCTATCGGCGCGGCGAAGATGTGCCATTGCTCCTGCCTGAGATCAACGCCGATCACATTCAACTCATCAAAGCACAACGCCAGAACAAAGGTTGGAGCGGATGTATCGTCACGAACCCGAATTGCACGAGCACGGGTCTCACGATCGCGCTGAAGGCTCTCGATAATGCATTCGGTGTGAAAAAAGTTTTCATGGTTTCGATGCAGGCACTTTCAGGAGCGGGTTACCCTGGCGTCCCTTCGCTTGATATTATGGACAATGTGATTCCCAACGTCGGCAACGGCGGCGAAGAAGAAAAAGTGGAATGGGAACCACGCAAGATGCTTGGCAAATTCAATAACGACAAAATCGAATTGGCGAACATTCAATTCAGCGCACACACGAATCGTGTGGCTGTCATTGATGGACATACGGTTTGTGCGAGTGTGCAACTCGATAAGTCTGTTGAGCCTGAAGTTGCGATACAAGCATTGCGTGAGTACACAGCTCCACTATCAGCGAGGGAACTGCCGTCGTCACCGCGACCAGCTATCGAGGTCAGAGATGAAGCGGATCGCCCTCAGCCGAGACTCGACCGCTTGGCAGGAAAAGGCATGACGACCGTAGTAGGCCGCGTGCGAAGAGATCCCATCCTTGATCTTAAATTTGTTGTGCTTTCACACAATACGATTCGTGGTGCGGCAGGTGCATCCATTTACAATGCAGAATTGCTCGTTAACGAAAGTTTATTGTAA
- a CDS encoding aspartate kinase: MSKTLVMKFGGTSVGSANALTNATQIIRDAKKDWDRVVVVTSAMAGVTNLLLDSAASASQGLADSLPQAESTLRQKHFDALDALVKDESLREQAKQKINALILSFVNLCSAMAVLGEASPRAMDAVASIGERMSIHLLAAVANSDGIKAQAIQSSEFVVTNDHFQNAHPDFKVTTEKTRALLNPLLDKDIVPITTGFIGATPEGVITTLGRGGSDYSAAIIGSVLPADDVWIWTDVDGVMTTDPRIVPNAVTLPEISYSEIAELAYYGAKVLHPKTIRPVVDAGIGLRICNTFNPSHPGTRLIASKSNGKVNGKVVKAVTAIRKQRLITIEGRGMLGVPGVAARAFGAVASTGTSVPLITQASSEQSICFAVPSELGPTVLSALENAFAEEIKDEDIDRVWSTEDVSIITVVGSGMRHTPGVSGKVFSQLGETDINILAIAQGSSEVSISLVVDSADTEGAVKALHELIIQ, translated from the coding sequence ATGTCAAAAACACTTGTAATGAAATTTGGAGGAACATCCGTTGGGTCTGCCAATGCGCTCACGAACGCAACCCAGATCATTCGAGATGCAAAAAAGGATTGGGACAGAGTCGTCGTTGTAACATCTGCCATGGCGGGCGTGACGAATCTACTATTGGACTCAGCCGCTTCAGCTTCGCAAGGGTTGGCTGATTCGTTGCCCCAAGCCGAATCCACGCTGAGACAAAAACACTTCGACGCCCTCGATGCGCTCGTCAAAGACGAAAGCCTTCGTGAGCAGGCAAAACAAAAGATCAACGCATTGATCCTTTCGTTTGTGAACCTGTGTAGCGCGATGGCTGTCCTTGGTGAAGCCAGCCCGCGCGCCATGGACGCAGTTGCCTCGATAGGTGAACGAATGAGCATCCATTTATTGGCGGCAGTGGCAAACAGTGATGGGATAAAAGCCCAAGCCATTCAGTCCTCCGAGTTTGTAGTAACCAACGACCACTTTCAGAACGCCCACCCCGACTTCAAAGTTACAACCGAAAAAACTAGAGCTCTCTTGAATCCATTGTTGGATAAAGACATTGTCCCCATCACAACAGGCTTCATCGGCGCAACACCCGAAGGCGTGATCACAACTCTCGGCCGAGGAGGAAGCGATTATTCCGCCGCGATCATCGGCTCCGTCCTCCCTGCTGACGATGTCTGGATCTGGACAGACGTGGATGGCGTCATGACCACCGACCCACGCATTGTGCCAAATGCAGTCACTTTGCCAGAGATCAGTTACAGTGAGATCGCTGAGCTTGCCTACTACGGAGCGAAAGTCCTGCACCCTAAAACCATCCGCCCAGTAGTGGACGCAGGGATCGGTCTACGAATCTGTAATACGTTCAACCCGAGTCACCCAGGCACAAGATTGATCGCCAGCAAAAGCAATGGCAAAGTCAATGGCAAAGTCGTCAAAGCAGTGACTGCCATCCGCAAACAAAGATTGATCACAATCGAAGGCCGTGGCATGCTTGGCGTCCCTGGCGTGGCGGCACGCGCATTCGGTGCGGTGGCTTCAACAGGCACAAGTGTCCCGCTCATTACACAGGCTTCATCGGAACAATCCATTTGTTTTGCTGTACCATCCGAACTTGGCCCCACAGTGTTATCGGCGCTTGAAAACGCATTTGCTGAAGAGATCAAAGACGAAGACATTGACCGCGTCTGGTCAACCGAAGATGTTTCGATCATTACCGTCGTCGGCTCAGGGATGCGGCACACGCCCGGTGTTTCGGGTAAGGTCTTTAGCCAACTCGGCGAAACCGACATCAACATCCTAGCCATCGCGCAGGGCTCATCGGAAGTATCCATCAGTCTCGTTGTAGATTCGGCGGATACGGAAGGTGCCGTGAAAGCGTTGCATGAATTAATTATTCAATAA